The proteins below are encoded in one region of Alistipes indistinctus YIT 12060:
- a CDS encoding DMT family transporter: protein MQSKRMYTGHLAMLGANLLWGVMSPMSKAVLQSGLVGPLSLTTLRMVGAAAAFWILSLFTRREHVTPHDLALLFFASLFGVTLNQGFFITGVSLTSPIDASVVTTTTPIITMILAALYLKEPITSKKVMGIFMGAVGALILILSADAAHTGENAGGMTGNILCLMAELCFATYCVVFKDLIGRYSPVTLMKWMFTYAAICCIPFSYNGLASINFTTLPTAVYADLAFIVFGATFLSYLLVPIGQHRLRPTLVTMYCYLQPIVASMLAVLWGMDRFTPTKGAAILLVFVGVYLVNRSKSRAQMEAEALEAARRTAPDAPAMPDVPESSGRS from the coding sequence ATGCAGTCGAAAAGGATGTATACCGGCCATCTGGCCATGCTCGGGGCCAACCTGCTCTGGGGTGTCATGTCGCCCATGTCGAAAGCCGTATTGCAAAGCGGTCTGGTCGGTCCGCTGTCGCTCACCACTTTGCGGATGGTCGGCGCCGCGGCAGCGTTCTGGATCCTGTCGCTGTTTACCCGCCGCGAACATGTCACCCCGCATGACCTGGCCCTGCTCTTTTTCGCATCGTTGTTCGGGGTCACGCTGAACCAGGGGTTCTTTATCACCGGCGTGTCGCTGACCTCGCCGATCGACGCATCGGTCGTCACGACAACCACGCCGATCATTACGATGATCCTTGCCGCGCTCTACCTCAAAGAGCCCATCACCTCGAAAAAGGTGATGGGTATCTTCATGGGAGCCGTCGGCGCGCTGATCCTGATTCTCAGCGCCGATGCCGCCCACACAGGGGAGAATGCCGGCGGCATGACAGGCAATATCCTCTGCCTGATGGCCGAACTCTGTTTCGCGACCTATTGCGTCGTCTTCAAAGACCTGATCGGGCGCTATTCGCCCGTGACACTGATGAAATGGATGTTTACCTATGCGGCGATCTGCTGTATTCCCTTCTCGTACAACGGCCTCGCATCGATAAACTTCACGACTCTCCCGACAGCCGTTTACGCCGATCTGGCCTTTATCGTTTTCGGCGCGACCTTCCTCTCGTACCTGCTGGTACCCATCGGACAACACCGGCTTCGCCCGACGCTCGTCACGATGTATTGCTATTTGCAACCCATCGTCGCATCGATGCTCGCCGTACTGTGGGGAATGGACCGGTTCACGCCGACCAAGGGAGCGGCGATCCTGCTGGTTTTCGTGGGAGTCTACCTGGTCAACCGCAGTAAATCGCGGGCCCAGATGGAAGCCGAAGCGCTCGAAGCCGCACGCCGTACCGCTCCGGATGCGCCTGCTATGCCCGACGTTCCGGAAAGTTCCGGACGCTCCTGA
- a CDS encoding glycosyl transferase family 90, with protein sequence MILSRLHKGTNNRLAYYSKNFVRYITPKVLLRNRLQKVLAELEKRPDKEYILRRVDYYNKMQGIVPIDPVSSHRLADHKFGDAGSVYFFDSYEFTRWFSDSLYWNYVFGDVTQVPGVPSIVKSRPIHGENTNSVILNMEKVRHFNFITDRIPFRDKMDKAIFRLDINYKPHRIRFVEQYFDHPMCDVGIISALPEFPKEWSKGKITLFEHLVYKFILTLEGIDVSTSLKWVMSTNSVAVMPRPTYETWFMEGTLIPNYHYIEIKSDYSDLPQRLQYYIDHPEEAEAIARHAHEYISQFRDKKRERLISLLVMQKYFRCTGQLP encoded by the coding sequence ATGATTTTGTCGCGTTTGCACAAGGGCACGAATAACAGGCTGGCCTATTACAGTAAGAATTTCGTGCGGTATATCACTCCCAAAGTATTGCTCCGCAACCGGCTGCAGAAGGTTTTGGCGGAGTTGGAAAAGCGACCTGACAAGGAGTATATCCTGCGCCGTGTCGATTATTACAATAAGATGCAGGGTATCGTTCCGATCGATCCGGTTTCGTCCCACAGGCTCGCGGACCACAAGTTCGGGGATGCGGGATCGGTTTATTTCTTCGATAGTTATGAGTTTACAAGGTGGTTCAGCGATTCCCTGTACTGGAATTATGTGTTCGGGGATGTGACGCAGGTTCCGGGAGTACCCTCGATCGTCAAAAGCCGTCCGATTCATGGAGAAAATACCAATTCGGTGATCCTGAACATGGAAAAAGTGCGGCATTTCAATTTCATTACCGACCGGATCCCGTTCCGGGACAAAATGGATAAGGCTATTTTCCGGTTGGACATCAATTATAAACCGCACCGGATCCGTTTCGTCGAACAGTATTTCGACCATCCGATGTGCGATGTGGGCATTATCTCGGCGTTGCCCGAATTTCCCAAAGAGTGGAGTAAGGGAAAGATTACGCTGTTCGAGCATCTCGTTTATAAGTTCATCCTTACGCTGGAAGGTATCGACGTGTCGACGAGTCTCAAATGGGTGATGTCGACCAATTCGGTGGCGGTAATGCCCCGTCCGACCTATGAAACCTGGTTTATGGAAGGGACGCTGATCCCCAATTACCACTATATCGAGATCAAAAGCGACTATTCGGACCTGCCGCAGCGGCTGCAATACTATATCGATCATCCGGAAGAAGCGGAGGCGATCGCCCGCCATGCCCACGAATACATTTCACAGTTCCGCGATAAAAAGCGGGAACGGCTGATCTCGTTGTTGGTTATGCAGAAATATTTCCGCTGTACGGGGCAATTGCCATAA